Within the Arthrobacter sp. UKPF54-2 genome, the region AGCGTGATCTGGGCCCCGGCCAGGGCGAGGGCCACCAGTACCAGCAGGAGCAGCAGAATGCCCGCCGGCGGCGACACCACAAAGAGCACGAGCGCGCCGAAGAGCCCGATCACCCCTGCGAGCAGGCCCAGCAGGCCGCCGATCACCCAGACCCAGTAGGAGATCTTCAGTTCCGTGGGCATCGCCGGGACGCTGAACATTCCGGAATAGCCGCCGGCCGGCATGACCTCGTTGAATGTCCGCGGCCAGTGGTCCGGCACCTTGAAACCGCGTCCGGGCTCCGGGGGATTGGCGCCCGGCTGTTCGGGCTCGGGGACGTCGCCGGTGGTGCTCATGAATTTCACTTTAGACCGCGGCATCAGTGCTTTCCAGCGGCCCCGGTTAAGCAAGGCACCCCGCCCCATCCGAGGATGGCGCGGGGTGCCTGCAGGGCATCCGGGGGGCCGGACGGCCCGTCCGCTGGGTGCGGAGGACGAATTAGGCTGCGGGGGCGATGAAGGCCAGTTCGAGGTTGATGGCAACCTTGTCGCTGACCAGCACGCCGCCGGCTTCGAGGACGGCGTTCCAGGTCAGGCCGAAGTCCTTGCGGCTGATGGTGGTCTCGGCGGTCAGGCCGGCGCGGGTGTTGCCGAACGGGTCGACGGCCACGCCGTTGAGCTCGGTCTCCAGCGCTACGGGACGGGTGACACCCTTGATCGTCAGGTCGCCCTGGAGCTCGTAGGCGTCGCCCTTGGGGACGATGGCGTTGGAAACGAAGGAGATCTCCGGGAACTTCTCGACGTCGAAGAAGTCTTCGCCGCGGACGTGGCCGTCGCGGTTGACGTCACCGGAGTCGAAGCTGGCGGTCTTGATGGTGGCGTTGACCTTGGAATCGGTGACGTTCTCGGCCAGGTCCAGGGTTGCGTCGGCTTCCTTGAACTGGCCGCGGACCTTGCTGATGCCTGCGTGGCGGACGGTGAAGCCGATCTCGCTGTGCGAGGAGTCGAGGGTCCAGGTGCCGGTGGTGAGGTTTGCGGGAAGTGCCATGGTGGTTCTCCTTGAGTCGGGTGGGTCGTGCGGAAAGTCATCTGATCGTTGGTTGCGGCTTCATTGGTTGAAGTCTCAACTAACTGCTTCACCCAGTATAAACATGCATTTGCATCTTTTATTCCGCCCCAGGGGAACATTTCGCAAAAAGTTTGAGTTCTACTTCTTGTAGAAGATTTCGTCATTGCCCCTGCCCTTTGAGAAACTGGTACACATGCCCCAAGCCACTGTTCATCTGCTCCGCCACGGCGAGGTCCACAACCCCGACGGTGTCCTGTACGGCAGGCTGCCCGAGTTCCACCTCTCCGAACTCGGCCGGCAGATGGCCCGCACGCTTGCCGGGCACTTCAGCGACCGCGCCGCGCAAGGGGCCAGGATCGTGCATCTCGCGGCGTCGCCGCTGACCCGCGCCCAGGAAACGGCCCAGCCGATCTCCGAGGCCCTCAACCTGGACATCGTCACCGAGGACCGGATCATCGAGGCCGCCAACTACTTCGAGGGCATGCAGGTCTCGCGGGCCGAGCTCCTCCGGCCGAAGCACTGGCCCATGCTGCGCAACCCGCTCCGGCCCTCCTGGGGCGAGCCCTACCGGGAGCAGGCCGCACGGGTGACCGCCGCGGTGCAGGACGCGCGGCTGCGCGCCATCGAGCTCGGCGGCGACGGCGCGGAAGCGATCCTGGTCAGCCACCAGCTGCCCATCTGGGCCACCCGGCTCAGCGCCGAAGGCAGGCCGCTGTGGCACGACCCGCGCAAGCGTGAATGCACGCTCACCTCCGTGACGTCCCTGGTGTTCGACGACGCCGGGACGCTGCAGCGCGTTGACTACAGTGAGCCCGCTGCCGCCCTGCTGCCCGGCGCCTCGAGCACCCCGGGGGCCTGAACATGCCAGGGACCGAACCCCGGCTGACCCGCCGCAGCATCCTCACCGCCGGCGGCGCGGCGCTGGCCGGCGTGCTGGGACTCTCCGGCTGCGCCCAGGAAGACGACCTCGCCAAGCAGGCCAAGGCGGGGGACAACAAGAACTACGTCGCCGGCGACGGCTCGGTGACCGAATTCGCCGTCGCCGACCGGAAAAAGCCGGTGGACATCAAAGGGACGCTGTTCGACGGGACCGCCGTCACGGCGTCGGACTTCCCCGGCAAGGTCACGGTGCTGAACTTCTGGTTCGCCGCCTGCGCCCCGTGCCGGGTGGAGGCCCCCTCCCTGGAGGCCCTGCACCAGGAGTTCAAGGGCCAGGGTGTGCAGTTCTTCGGTGTCAACCTGCGCGACGAAAAAGCCACGGCCGAGGCCTTCGACAAGACGTTCAACCTGACCTACCCCAGCTTCAACGACAAGGACGGTGCGGTGCTGCTGGCCGTCTCCGGACTGGTCCCGCCCGGCGCCGTCCCCACCACGCTGGTGCTAGACAAGCAGGGCCGCGTGGCGTCCCGGGTGCTCGGAGAAATCCAGAAGGGCACCCTCAAGTCCCTTATTGCCGCCGCCGTGGCCGAGTAGCGGAGTAGACGACGCCGTGAACAGCCCCTTCGCCGAAGCCATCCTGAGCGGGTCGCTGCTGCTCGCCATCCCGGTGGCGCTGCTGGCAGGACTCGTCTCCTTCCTCTCGCCCTGCGTGCTGCCTCTGGTCCCCGGCTACCTGGGCTACGTCACCGGGCTCACCGGCGTCGACCTGCAGCAGCAGAAGCGCGGCCGGATGCTGGCCGGGATCGGGCTGTTTGTGCTGGGTTTCTCGGTGATCTTCGTCCTGCTCGGCGGGGCGTTCGGGCAGCTCGGAACACTGATCACCGGCTCGCAGAACGCCTGGATCACGCAGCTGTTGGGTGTGCTGGTGATCTTGATGGGCATCGTGTTCCTGGGCGGATTCTCCTGGCTGCAGCGCGATGCGAAGATCCATGCCAAGCCGCCGGCCGGGCTGTGGGGGGCGCCGCTGCTGGGCATCACCTTCGGCCTGGGCTGGGCGCCGTGCATCGGCCCGACCTACTCGGCCGTGCAGCTGCTGAGCCTTTCCGGCGGCTCCTCTGCCGCCAAGGGCGCCCTGCTCGCCTTCGTCTACAGCCTGGGGCTGGGCATCCCGTTCCTGCTAATTGCCCTCGCCGTACGCCGCGGCATCGGCGTGATGTCCTTCTTCCGCAAGCACCGGCTCGCCATCCAGCGCACCGGCGGCGGCATCCTGATTG harbors:
- a CDS encoding histidine phosphatase family protein, which encodes MPQATVHLLRHGEVHNPDGVLYGRLPEFHLSELGRQMARTLAGHFSDRAAQGARIVHLAASPLTRAQETAQPISEALNLDIVTEDRIIEAANYFEGMQVSRAELLRPKHWPMLRNPLRPSWGEPYREQAARVTAAVQDARLRAIELGGDGAEAILVSHQLPIWATRLSAEGRPLWHDPRKRECTLTSVTSLVFDDAGTLQRVDYSEPAAALLPGASSTPGA
- a CDS encoding YceI family protein, with amino-acid sequence MALPANLTTGTWTLDSSHSEIGFTVRHAGISKVRGQFKEADATLDLAENVTDSKVNATIKTASFDSGDVNRDGHVRGEDFFDVEKFPEISFVSNAIVPKGDAYELQGDLTIKGVTRPVALETELNGVAVDPFGNTRAGLTAETTISRKDFGLTWNAVLEAGGVLVSDKVAINLELAFIAPAA
- a CDS encoding TlpA disulfide reductase family protein, encoding MPGTEPRLTRRSILTAGGAALAGVLGLSGCAQEDDLAKQAKAGDNKNYVAGDGSVTEFAVADRKKPVDIKGTLFDGTAVTASDFPGKVTVLNFWFAACAPCRVEAPSLEALHQEFKGQGVQFFGVNLRDEKATAEAFDKTFNLTYPSFNDKDGAVLLAVSGLVPPGAVPTTLVLDKQGRVASRVLGEIQKGTLKSLIAAAVAE
- a CDS encoding cytochrome c biogenesis CcdA family protein, producing MNSPFAEAILSGSLLLAIPVALLAGLVSFLSPCVLPLVPGYLGYVTGLTGVDLQQQKRGRMLAGIGLFVLGFSVIFVLLGGAFGQLGTLITGSQNAWITQLLGVLVILMGIVFLGGFSWLQRDAKIHAKPPAGLWGAPLLGITFGLGWAPCIGPTYSAVQLLSLSGGSSAAKGALLAFVYSLGLGIPFLLIALAVRRGIGVMSFFRKHRLAIQRTGGGILIVLGLLMASGVWGAWVSGLQYWFQTDVKLPI